In Capsicum annuum cultivar UCD-10X-F1 chromosome 11, UCD10Xv1.1, whole genome shotgun sequence, one genomic interval encodes:
- the LOC107846543 gene encoding LOW QUALITY PROTEIN: UDP-glycosyltransferase 74B1 (The sequence of the model RefSeq protein was modified relative to this genomic sequence to represent the inferred CDS: inserted 4 bases in 2 codons; deleted 1 base in 1 codon; substituted 1 base at 1 genomic stop codon): MILNIISLHHSNSNVPKNIITKMVGKGIEPHVIFVPYPSQGHINPLLQFAKRLASKGVKATIATTKYTVNSIHSPNISVEPISDGFDEGGFSQAQKADILLKSFEENGSRTLSQLITNYKNSTHSVSCIVYDSFLPWAFDVAKKHGIYGAAFFTNSATVCAVFAHIHQSTFSLPVKIEENEPLLLPGLPCLYPLDVPGFIMXPQRYPAYLAMKMSQFSNVEKADWIFDNSFQELEGKIARGVSKFWPAKLIEPMVPSSYLDGRIEGDKGYGESLWKPLSEKCVNWLKTKANQSVIYISFGSMVSLAPKQMEEIAYALIASNMNFLWVVRDAEKCKLPKGFIKCSKGKGLIVSWCNQLETLANQAIGCFVTHCGWNSTLEGLSLGMPMVAVPQWSDQMTDAKFIDEIWKIGVRPNLDELLGIVXEEVLLFCLNEVMNGEMSYEFRENARKXRDLAKKSVSEGGSSDKTINEFVYSLNLAC, from the exons ATGATCTTGAATATCATCTCATTACATCATTCAAACAGTAACGTTCCCAAAAACATCATAACAAAAATGGTAGGCAAAGGAATTGAGCCTCATGTGATATTTGTACCATACCCAAGCCAAGGTCACATTAACCCACTCCTCCAATTTGCAAAGCGTTTAGCCTCAAAAGGTGTCAAAGCAACTATAGCCACAACTAAATACACTGTAAACTCCATTCATTCACCTAACATCTCAGTTGAACCAATTTCTGATGGATTTGATGAAGGCGGTTTCTCTCAAGCCCAAAAAGCCGATATACTTCTCAAATCTTTTGAAGAAAATGGCTCGAGGACTCTATCACAACTCATTACAAATTACAAAAATTCGACACATTCTGTAAGTTGCATTGTTTATGATTCGTTCTTGCCATGGGCTTTTGATGTGGCTAAAAAACATGGGATTTATGGGGCTGCATTTTTTACGAATTCGGCTACGGTTTGTGCCGTGTTTGCTCATATTCACCAGAGCACATTTTCATTGCCagtgaaaattgaagaaaatgaaccattgttatTGCCTGGTTTGCCTTGTTTGTATCCTCTTGATGTTCCTGGATTTATTAT GCCTCAAAGATATCCTGCTTATTTAGCCATGAAAATGAGCCAATTCTCCAATGTGGAAAAAGCTGATTGGATTTTTGATAATTCCTTTCAAGAACTAGAGGGAAAG ATAGCAAGAGGCGTATCAAAGTTTTGGCCAGCAAAGTTAATTGAACCAATGGTGCCATCATCATATTTGGATGGAAGAATAGAAGGTGATAAAGGGTATGGAGAAAGTCTATGGAAACCCCTTAGTGAAAAATGCGTGAATTGGCTAAAAACAAAGGCAAATCAATCAGTAATCTATATTTCATTTGGAAGCATGGTATCACTCGCACCAAAACAAATGGAAGAAATAGCATATGCTTTAATAGCTAGCAACATGAATTTCCTTTGGGTTGTAAGAGATGCTGAA AAATGCAAATTGCCTAAAGGATTCATAAAATGCTCAAAAGGGAAAGGACTCATTGTGTCATGGTGCAATCAGCTCGAAACGCTAGCGAATCAAGCCATTGGTTGCTTCGTCACTCATTGCGGTTGGAATTCGACTCTTGAAGGACTAAGCCTTGGCATGCCAATGGTGGCAGTGCCTCAATGGTCTGATCAAATGACGGATGCTaaatttatagatgagatatgGAAAATTGGTGTGAGGCCAAATTTGGATGAGTTGTTAGGGATTGT GGAAGAGGTGCTATTATTTTGTTTAAATGAGGTAATGAATGGGGAGATGAGTTACGAGTTTCGGGAAAATGCTAGAAAATGAAGAGATTTGGCTAAGAAATCAGTTAGTGAAGGAGGTAGCTCTGACAAGACCATTAATGAGTTTGTTTACAGTCTAAATTTAGCCTGCTAG